CGGGCGTTTCAATCCTGAGGCCGCGGGACGTCCCGATAGAGCTTTACCCTTCAACGACTATGATACAGTTTTGGGTACCAAACTCATTGGAACGACGCATTATATTCATAGGATCATCACACCAGACTCCGTCCACCACAAAACGGTACTCGTGCTCTCCTGGTTCTACGTATAGACTGCAGCTCCACGTGCCATCCTCGTCTTGGACGAGCGGATTGGCCATGGGATTCCACTCATTGAAGCACCCAACTACAAAGACCTGCGATGCTTGGGGCGCTCTGAGCGTAAATGTTGTTCCCGGTTTTCTTCGGAGATGTGTTGTGTCCTTTTGCTGTGTTTTCTTCACCCCAGGTCTTTCTGGTGACTTGGCACGGACTGCCTTCGTCTTCACAGTTTTTG
This DNA window, taken from Syntrophorhabdaceae bacterium, encodes the following:
- a CDS encoding isoamylase early set domain-containing protein; its protein translation is MAKKDQGKKKTGKATQVNRSAKTVKTKAVRAKSPERPGVKKTQQKDTTHLRRKPGTTFTLRAPQASQVFVVGCFNEWNPMANPLVQDEDGTWSCSLYVEPGEHEYRFVVDGVWCDDPMNIMRRSNEFGTQNCIIVVEG